Proteins from a genomic interval of Candidatus Micrarchaeota archaeon:
- the rpsI gene encoding 30S ribosomal protein S9, translated as MAETTTQTVEAEAKPEVQEEKPQKEAPKKRAPRRKAQKKAPVKQHIEFVKSKRKSAVARASSRGGTGKIRVNGFDINVVEPIELRRLMLEPLYVSGATEQQARGIDIRVSVYGGGQSAQAQAVRGAIAKSIVAASKSDAIRQEYIRYDRFILIDDTRRVEPKKFKGPKARARFQKSYR; from the coding sequence ATGGCTGAAACAACAACACAAACGGTAGAGGCTGAGGCAAAGCCCGAAGTGCAAGAGGAGAAGCCCCAGAAGGAAGCTCCGAAGAAAAGGGCTCCTAGAAGGAAGGCGCAGAAGAAAGCGCCGGTGAAGCAGCATATCGAGTTCGTGAAGAGCAAGAGGAAGAGCGCAGTGGCAAGGGCATCCTCCAGGGGCGGAACAGGCAAGATAAGGGTGAACGGCTTTGACATAAACGTGGTCGAGCCGATAGAGCTGCGCAGGCTGATGCTCGAGCCCCTTTACGTCTCCGGCGCAACGGAGCAGCAAGCCAGGGGCATAGACATAAGGGTAAGCGTATACGGAGGCGGCCAGAGCGCGCAGGCACAGGCGGTAAGGGGGGCAATAGCGAAGAGCATAGTTGCGGCCTCCAAGAGCGACGCGATAAGGCAGGAGTACATACGCTACGACAGGTTCATTCTGATAGACGATACCAGAAGGGTGGAGCCCAAGAAGTTCAAGGGACCGAAGGCAAGGGCAAGGTTCCAGAAATCCTATAGATGA
- a CDS encoding 50S ribosomal protein L13, whose amino-acid sequence MEQNEYKDYNVYDARDKVLGRLASTVAKDLMNGKSVVVINAEKAFISGNKQMIAKRYKVRLRLQEKENPEHSPYWPRRPDMLVRRIIRGMLPYHKKPSGKSAFKRLKVFVGTPKELNGRKPIEIRTKAPKSMYVGYVYIGDLSKLLGYNKAK is encoded by the coding sequence ATGGAGCAGAACGAATACAAGGATTATAACGTTTATGATGCTAGGGACAAGGTGCTAGGAAGGCTTGCAAGCACAGTGGCCAAGGACCTGATGAACGGGAAGAGCGTAGTTGTCATAAACGCGGAGAAGGCATTCATAAGCGGCAACAAGCAGATGATAGCTAAAAGGTACAAGGTGCGACTGAGGCTGCAGGAGAAGGAGAACCCGGAGCACTCGCCGTACTGGCCCAGGAGGCCGGACATGCTGGTGAGGCGCATAATAAGGGGCATGCTCCCGTACCACAAGAAGCCCTCGGGGAAGAGCGCGTTCAAGAGGCTCAAGGTCTTCGTTGGCACTCCAAAAGAATTAAATGGACGAAAGCCCATAGAGATAAGGACAAAGGCGCCCAAGAGCATGTACGTAGGCTACGTCTACATAGGCGACCTCTCCAAGCTGCTCGGATACAACAAAGCGAAGTGA
- a CDS encoding 50S ribosomal protein L18e, with amino-acid sequence MKATNAEKSNVREWLAMLDEASRGKHYPKLWKRVHRLAASPTRKKIEVNLSKIEKNTKEGDNVVVPGKVLSTGSLGHKVNIAAMEFSESALKSLGGSGCRIMSIKEMLGEKNIRIIV; translated from the coding sequence ATGAAGGCAACAAACGCAGAGAAATCGAACGTGCGCGAATGGCTCGCAATGCTGGACGAGGCGTCGAGGGGCAAGCACTACCCCAAGCTGTGGAAGAGGGTGCACAGGCTTGCGGCATCGCCCACAAGGAAGAAAATCGAGGTGAACCTCTCCAAGATAGAGAAGAACACCAAGGAGGGCGACAACGTTGTAGTGCCCGGAAAGGTGCTGTCAACAGGCTCATTGGGGCACAAGGTGAACATAGCAGCGATGGAATTCTCGGAAAGCGCGCTAAAGAGCCTAGGCGGCTCCGGATGCAGGATCATGAGCATAAAGGAAATGCTGGGCGAGAAGAACATACGCATAATAGTGTGA
- a CDS encoding DNA-directed RNA polymerase subunit D, whose translation MKIESLEDNNKVFRFALKGATNGYANALRRVATNHVKCFAIDTVTFYENSSAMFDEYVAHRIGLIPISTPSSGYSEDDAILFTLDAEGPKVVYSKELEGKDKEVKVANENIPIIKLASEQRLRIDCKAILGNGARHSKFQPGLITYDQEDESTFNFYVETFGQMPPKEIINKAFSAIKEELKEIEKEVKKI comes from the coding sequence ATGAAAATAGAAAGCTTAGAAGACAACAACAAGGTATTCAGGTTTGCGCTGAAGGGCGCAACCAACGGGTATGCGAACGCGCTGAGGAGAGTCGCGACAAACCACGTAAAGTGCTTTGCAATAGACACCGTGACGTTCTACGAGAACTCCAGCGCGATGTTCGACGAGTATGTCGCGCACAGGATAGGCCTCATACCGATAAGCACCCCAAGCAGCGGGTACTCCGAAGACGACGCTATACTGTTCACGCTGGATGCAGAGGGGCCGAAGGTAGTGTACTCGAAGGAGCTGGAGGGAAAGGACAAGGAGGTAAAGGTAGCAAACGAAAACATACCGATAATAAAGCTGGCCAGCGAGCAGCGCCTCAGGATAGACTGCAAGGCGATACTCGGCAACGGCGCAAGGCATTCGAAGTTCCAGCCGGGGCTCATAACTTACGATCAGGAGGATGAAAGCACGTTCAACTTCTACGTTGAAACATTTGGTCAAATGCCACCCAAAGAAATCATTAATAAGGCTTTCAGCGCAATTAAAGAGGAATTGAAGGAAATAGAGAAGGAAGTTAAGAAAATTTAA
- the thpR gene encoding RNA 2',3'-cyclic phosphodiesterase — protein sequence MDDAVRAFIAIDLPDHIKDGILELDRELEERARPVSKENMHITLLFLGEISEEKILLVKGAMNAVEAKPFKSSVKGVDTLPGRAPRVLFAKIGIGKKEMIDMYGSLANAVRDSGIVIESREYIPHLTIARIKGFDRQAIGEFVERNSSVEFGEFVCDRITLRKSVLTGKGPVYTDLHTRYL from the coding sequence ATGGATGATGCAGTCAGGGCATTCATAGCCATAGATTTGCCAGACCATATCAAGGATGGCATATTGGAATTGGACCGCGAACTGGAAGAGAGGGCGCGGCCAGTGTCAAAGGAGAACATGCACATAACCCTGCTGTTTCTCGGCGAAATAAGCGAGGAAAAGATATTGCTGGTCAAAGGCGCAATGAACGCCGTTGAGGCAAAGCCCTTCAAGTCTTCAGTGAAAGGGGTTGATACTCTTCCCGGAAGAGCGCCAAGGGTGTTGTTCGCAAAAATCGGCATCGGGAAAAAAGAGATGATAGACATGTACGGGTCGCTCGCCAATGCTGTCAGGGACTCGGGCATAGTCATCGAAAGCAGGGAATACATCCCGCACCTCACCATTGCAAGGATAAAGGGTTTCGACAGGCAAGCAATCGGGGAGTTCGTTGAAAGGAACTCATCGGTTGAATTCGGGGAATTCGTCTGCGACAGGATAACGCTCAGGAAGAGCGTGCTCACGGGCAAAGGGCCGGTATACACAGATTTGCACACAAGATATCTCTGA
- a CDS encoding amidophosphoribosyltransferase, which translates to MMACGVLGIVLKDGEDDLKAVASTGLGTLNHRGENAHGVAVLDGNGRIATQKELGLVRDSKIFSNALRGNMLIGHTRYITSSESSMSNAQPIQLETESGIQYAISHNGNIANDKGIKSILRIEGNGVSDTRALGMLLGRGIGDNDLSGEMRSRLGMTIGSYSLAIVIGGKSPKLIATRDKYGYMPLFFGQNERGFFVASEPVTLSRKYLDAPYRPIAPGEMLEIDRTGVRTYQLFESQQKQYCMFQWIYMCRPDSTIEGANVYKMRESMGFRIAGNYRPDVDCIVPVPDSGISVAYGYNQATGIPIRMGIVKDRYESKRSFMQEDQKLRVNVVNKKLSVVAEVVKGNRVLLMDDSLVRGTTIAGTIKELRDAGANEVHIAVSCPPIISQCHFGLDFYNKDLIARQYMDRKHEKMSELVAAKIGADSFYYPTIPDLVSAIGVREKDLCLSCLNGKYVQDVPQESEESRKG; encoded by the coding sequence ATGATGGCCTGCGGGGTTCTTGGAATAGTGCTTAAGGACGGAGAGGACGATCTCAAGGCGGTTGCAAGCACCGGCCTCGGTACGCTCAATCATCGCGGCGAGAATGCGCACGGAGTTGCTGTCCTTGACGGCAATGGGAGGATAGCGACGCAGAAAGAGCTAGGCCTCGTGAGGGATTCCAAGATATTCAGCAATGCACTGAGGGGCAACATGCTGATAGGGCACACCAGGTACATAACATCCTCGGAAAGCAGCATGAGCAACGCGCAGCCGATACAGCTCGAGACGGAATCAGGCATACAGTACGCGATAAGCCACAACGGCAACATAGCAAACGACAAGGGCATAAAGTCGATCCTCAGGATTGAAGGGAACGGGGTATCGGATACGAGAGCATTGGGAATGCTGCTCGGCAGGGGCATAGGCGATAACGATCTTTCAGGAGAAATGAGGAGCAGGCTGGGAATGACAATAGGCTCCTATTCGCTTGCAATAGTTATTGGGGGCAAGAGCCCGAAGCTCATAGCCACAAGGGACAAGTACGGGTACATGCCGCTGTTTTTCGGCCAGAACGAAAGGGGTTTCTTTGTAGCTTCGGAGCCCGTAACACTTTCGAGGAAATACCTTGACGCGCCGTACAGGCCCATCGCTCCAGGCGAGATGCTGGAAATAGACAGGACCGGAGTCAGGACCTACCAGCTGTTTGAATCGCAGCAAAAGCAGTACTGCATGTTCCAGTGGATATACATGTGCAGGCCTGATTCCACGATAGAGGGCGCCAACGTGTACAAGATGAGGGAAAGCATGGGGTTCAGGATAGCCGGGAACTACAGGCCGGACGTAGATTGCATAGTGCCTGTGCCTGATTCAGGCATATCCGTTGCGTACGGGTACAACCAGGCTACAGGTATACCAATCCGAATGGGGATAGTGAAGGACAGGTACGAATCGAAGAGGAGCTTCATGCAGGAGGACCAGAAATTGAGGGTAAACGTAGTAAACAAAAAATTGAGCGTAGTGGCAGAGGTCGTAAAAGGCAACAGGGTACTTTTGATGGATGACAGCCTTGTCAGGGGCACGACGATCGCAGGGACCATAAAGGAGCTGAGGGATGCTGGAGCGAACGAGGTGCATATAGCTGTTTCGTGCCCTCCGATAATAAGCCAGTGCCACTTCGGATTGGATTTCTACAACAAGGACCTCATAGCAAGGCAGTACATGGACAGGAAGCATGAAAAGATGAGCGAGCTTGTAGCTGCCAAAATCGGCGCGGACTCGTTTTATTACCCGACAATACCAGACCTTGTCAGTGCTATAGGGGTAAGGGAAAAGGACCTCTGCCTCTCCTGCCTCAACGGGAAATACGTGCAGGATGTGCCGCAGGAGAGCGAGGAGTCAAGGAAGGGATAG
- a CDS encoding CTP synthase, with translation MPTRYLVVLGSLLSGIGKGIASSSIAKVLSTYDLNVMPLKFDGYLNYDCGTMNPLKHGEVFVLDDKSEVDMDFGTYERFLNRDFNGAFSLTGGKLFSEIIAKERKGDFLGSDVQIIPHMTDLILKKLKRTAEENKLDVMLIEVGGTVGDIENSYFIEAIRELAIKEKVVFVAVTYVPELDVVGEQKTKPTQLALRSLMQIGIQPDFIITRSENPLKGTTRDKIALFANLPPEHIIDNRDTNNIYRVPINFMDNGFAKLLLEELGYGTMEPNGKKLESWKSYISSMEDGNKDVNISIVGKYVNLHDSYVSINEAIVHASAALGVHPVIRWIEAERFEEDESRIANSLEKSNGILVPYGFGSRGTEGMLSAIRYSRENRIPYLGICFGMQLMAIEFARNVAGLSGANSSEIDMSSAHKIIDIMETQKGVTEKGGTMRLGSWPAKVRKGTYAYDAYREELIHERHRHRYEFNNSYRESLESLGLRISATTPDDRLVEIIEWKDSFGMGTQAHPELKSRPERPAPMFVEFIKHAAGL, from the coding sequence GTGCCAACCAGATACCTTGTAGTTTTGGGTTCGCTGCTTAGCGGCATAGGCAAGGGCATAGCCTCTTCCTCGATAGCAAAGGTGCTCTCCACATACGACCTGAACGTGATGCCGCTGAAGTTCGACGGCTACCTGAACTACGACTGCGGAACCATGAACCCACTGAAGCACGGTGAGGTGTTCGTGCTTGACGACAAGAGCGAAGTCGACATGGACTTCGGGACGTATGAGCGCTTCCTGAACAGGGACTTCAACGGCGCCTTCTCGCTTACCGGTGGGAAGCTTTTCAGCGAGATAATAGCCAAGGAGAGGAAGGGCGACTTCCTAGGAAGCGACGTGCAGATAATACCGCACATGACCGACCTGATACTGAAGAAGCTCAAGAGAACTGCGGAGGAGAACAAGCTAGACGTCATGCTCATAGAAGTTGGCGGAACTGTGGGAGACATAGAGAACAGCTACTTCATAGAGGCGATAAGGGAGCTGGCAATCAAGGAGAAGGTCGTGTTCGTCGCTGTCACGTACGTTCCGGAGCTGGATGTAGTGGGCGAGCAGAAGACAAAGCCCACGCAGCTTGCCTTGCGCTCGCTCATGCAGATAGGGATACAGCCCGACTTCATAATAACGAGGTCGGAGAACCCATTGAAGGGCACCACAAGGGACAAGATAGCGCTGTTCGCCAACCTTCCCCCTGAGCACATAATAGACAACCGCGACACCAACAACATATACAGGGTGCCGATAAATTTCATGGATAACGGATTCGCCAAGCTGCTGCTCGAGGAACTGGGATACGGCACTATGGAGCCTAACGGCAAGAAGCTGGAGTCCTGGAAGAGTTACATATCAAGCATGGAGGACGGAAACAAGGATGTCAACATAAGCATAGTGGGCAAGTACGTCAACCTGCACGATTCGTACGTTAGCATAAACGAGGCCATAGTGCATGCATCGGCAGCCCTGGGGGTTCATCCGGTGATACGATGGATAGAGGCGGAGAGGTTCGAGGAGGACGAATCGAGGATAGCCAATTCGCTGGAAAAATCCAACGGCATACTCGTGCCCTACGGGTTCGGCTCAAGGGGCACAGAGGGCATGCTCAGCGCGATAAGATACTCGAGGGAGAACAGGATACCTTACCTGGGGATATGCTTCGGGATGCAGCTCATGGCGATAGAGTTCGCAAGGAACGTGGCCGGGCTCTCCGGCGCGAACTCGTCTGAAATAGACATGTCCTCGGCGCACAAGATAATAGACATAATGGAGACGCAGAAGGGCGTGACGGAGAAGGGGGGAACGATGCGCCTGGGATCCTGGCCTGCAAAGGTAAGGAAAGGAACATACGCCTATGACGCATACAGGGAGGAGCTCATACACGAGAGGCACAGGCACAGGTACGAATTCAACAATTCCTACAGGGAATCGCTCGAGTCCCTTGGCCTCAGGATAAGCGCAACCACCCCTGACGACAGGCTTGTTGAAATCATAGAATGGAAGGATTCATTCGGCATGGGGACGCAGGCGCACCCTGAGCTGAAGTCCAGGCCCGAGCGCCCTGCGCCTATGTTCGTCGAATTCATAAAACATGCTGCTGGGCTTTAA
- a CDS encoding DUF4382 domain-containing protein yields the protein MASKTLYAVALVLVILAVVAVYFLSMGGLGSGMSRLAVQMTDPPNVPQGTQHLIVAYSSVQVHSTGNASQSGWINASGSGTVDLMALVNVSKTIASADVSSNSSINLVRFDITSAQIVVNNTTYNVTVPNSQVSVAVTGQQKVNSSSSAVLVDLFPTVNAHSGANSTTYVMAPAARAIVINSNSSVNINTNIGSVASIMGSIKARIGIGLGGGGNHNNGTTYGTSVNVRAGQRVSNFLVQGVDYNSGTVSGLLYVQYPVASNVGVNTTIHVNSTVGYACDNTEFKLTSIYSNNTAVFTPIANTSTYGGCPI from the coding sequence ATGGCATCAAAAACGCTGTATGCAGTTGCGCTGGTATTGGTGATATTGGCAGTGGTTGCTGTTTACTTCCTGTCCATGGGAGGTCTTGGTTCGGGAATGTCAAGGCTTGCAGTGCAGATGACCGACCCGCCCAACGTTCCACAGGGGACGCAGCACCTAATCGTTGCGTATTCCTCGGTGCAGGTCCATAGCACCGGAAACGCAAGCCAGTCAGGCTGGATAAACGCATCAGGCAGCGGTACAGTCGACCTGATGGCGCTGGTAAACGTCTCGAAGACGATAGCGAGCGCAGATGTGTCATCAAATTCCAGCATCAATCTCGTGAGGTTTGACATAACCTCGGCGCAGATCGTGGTGAACAATACAACTTACAACGTGACAGTACCGAATTCGCAGGTCAGCGTTGCAGTGACAGGGCAACAAAAGGTGAATTCAAGCTCATCCGCAGTTCTCGTGGATCTTTTCCCTACGGTCAATGCGCATTCAGGCGCAAATTCCACTACGTATGTGATGGCTCCTGCCGCAAGGGCGATAGTCATAAACAGCAACTCATCGGTCAACATAAACACCAACATAGGCAGCGTAGCATCGATAATGGGCAGCATAAAGGCAAGGATTGGCATAGGCCTGGGAGGCGGGGGCAACCATAACAACGGGACCACTTACGGAACTTCGGTAAACGTGCGCGCCGGGCAGCGTGTAAGCAACTTCCTGGTGCAGGGCGTCGACTATAATTCCGGAACCGTATCCGGGCTCCTGTACGTCCAGTATCCCGTGGCAAGCAACGTCGGGGTAAACACAACCATACACGTGAATTCAACAGTTGGATATGCATGCGACAACACGGAGTTCAAGTTAACTAGCATATACTCAAACAACACCGCGGTTTTCACACCCATAGCAAATACAAGCACCTACGGCGGCTGCCCGATCTGA
- a CDS encoding winged helix-turn-helix transcriptional regulator produces the protein MGTVWKALADDSRRKVLLMLIDGEKSPGEIVVKFNFTMPALSTHLRILKDAGLITERREGQRRIYSLNADGMNELFEFVDAFWAYPLHNLKHYFKGRAGKRGRSKP, from the coding sequence ATGGGAACCGTATGGAAGGCACTGGCCGATGACAGCCGCAGAAAGGTTTTGCTCATGCTGATAGACGGCGAGAAGAGCCCTGGCGAGATTGTCGTAAAGTTCAATTTCACCATGCCGGCCCTGTCCACCCACCTGAGGATCCTCAAGGATGCAGGGCTCATAACAGAGCGCAGGGAGGGTCAGCGAAGGATTTACTCCCTCAACGCCGATGGCATGAATGAGCTGTTCGAGTTCGTTGATGCGTTTTGGGCGTACCCGCTGCACAACCTGAAGCATTACTTCAAGGGCAGGGCAGGCAAGAGGGGCAGATCCAAGCCATAA
- a CDS encoding type II toxin-antitoxin system RelE/ParE family toxin, with protein MSYVIKLSDTAKENLGSIDRRTAARISRKLEGIKDDPFRFVKRLKGMPLFSLRIGDYRVIMDIQSNHMLIFVVRVGHRSKVYGRM; from the coding sequence ATGAGCTATGTAATAAAGCTCTCTGATACTGCAAAAGAAAATCTTGGTTCTATTGACAGAAGGACGGCAGCACGAATATCAAGAAAATTGGAGGGTATAAAGGATGATCCATTCAGATTCGTAAAACGTCTAAAGGGCATGCCGCTGTTCAGCTTGAGGATAGGGGATTACAGGGTGATAATGGATATACAATCCAACCACATGCTGATATTTGTCGTGAGGGTCGGACATAGGAGCAAAGTATACGGTAGGATGTAA
- the rnz gene encoding ribonuclease Z yields MKLLFFGTAGSVPTKARGMPSIAIYHDGDIFMFDCGEGTQRQMMQHSVSIAKVRAVFLTHIHGDHTIGIAGLVRTLTLTNRTKPLEIFIPEGGEKALETLIGFDKATINYRIIIRKVRSGEIYKGKDFSISAFRLVHTASTYGFVFKENDTVRFIKPKIKNLGLKGETFSTLLKKKHIKINNKIIRLGDVSTKKIGRKIVYATDTRPTKATISAASNADILVHESTYSDKESNLAKERFHSTAIEAADIARKAKAKMLVITHPSARYKDAEVLAKEARKVFRNTQIAKDGMVINL; encoded by the coding sequence ATGAAGCTGCTATTCTTTGGTACAGCAGGATCAGTGCCTACGAAGGCGAGGGGCATGCCCAGCATAGCGATCTACCATGACGGAGACATATTCATGTTCGACTGCGGGGAGGGGACCCAGAGGCAGATGATGCAGCACTCGGTCAGCATAGCAAAGGTCAGGGCTGTATTCCTGACGCACATACACGGCGACCACACGATAGGGATAGCGGGGCTCGTAAGGACATTGACACTGACAAACAGGACGAAGCCGCTGGAGATATTCATACCCGAGGGAGGGGAGAAGGCGCTCGAGACGCTGATAGGATTCGACAAGGCTACAATAAACTACAGGATAATCATAAGGAAAGTAAGGAGCGGGGAGATATACAAAGGGAAGGATTTCTCCATAAGCGCATTCAGGCTGGTGCATACCGCAAGCACATACGGATTCGTGTTCAAGGAAAACGACACCGTGAGGTTCATAAAGCCGAAGATAAAAAACCTGGGATTGAAGGGAGAAACGTTCAGCACGCTCCTGAAAAAGAAACACATAAAAATAAACAACAAGATAATAAGGCTCGGTGACGTGAGCACGAAGAAGATCGGAAGGAAGATAGTTTATGCTACGGATACAAGGCCGACGAAGGCCACCATAAGCGCCGCGAGTAATGCCGACATACTGGTGCACGAGTCGACGTATTCCGACAAGGAAAGCAATCTCGCCAAGGAGCGCTTCCATTCTACGGCAATTGAGGCCGCGGACATAGCGAGGAAGGCGAAGGCGAAAATGCTCGTGATAACTCACCCGAGCGCAAGGTACAAGGATGCCGAGGTGCTTGCAAAAGAGGCAAGGAAGGTATTCAGGAACACGCAGATAGCAAAGGACGGGATGGTAATAAATCTTTGA
- a CDS encoding NFACT family protein, with protein sequence MRELYTLELTRLAGELRRIEGFYIDQFYELDKDRFRLKLSRKGEKANLQCLLPYSLNGTETIEIKESATNFSIAARKRIGGARIKRVEQLGNDRIIALRLERKGEEESIILEMFGKGNMVVVNHDMNILLAYRVHDFKDRRVRPNSVYRLPENPALDISQEGNAELIAKEMENAGKELTMLNYLTKRTGIGKMYIEEALARAEADNKSRIGDADPATISRIMKSMLEIVSECLERPRFIAYVGNGASENFSLCSIGKYSSMETRQFDSLEECLDFIYSNAPMQKEKANLEEERILASIAKQEKILEGIDSDMLRSREAGDYIMGHMHELNSMIEELKGRMKDRSAGMESVYTPDRARIISINRKDKTVSLSVEDSDQK encoded by the coding sequence ATGCGCGAGCTGTATACGCTTGAGCTTACGCGGCTTGCAGGTGAGCTCAGGCGGATTGAGGGATTCTACATAGACCAGTTCTACGAATTGGACAAGGACAGGTTCAGGCTGAAGCTGAGCAGGAAGGGCGAGAAGGCCAACCTGCAGTGCCTGCTGCCGTACTCGCTGAACGGGACGGAAACAATAGAGATAAAGGAGAGCGCGACCAACTTCTCCATTGCAGCAAGGAAGAGGATAGGCGGCGCGCGCATAAAGAGGGTTGAGCAACTCGGCAACGACAGGATAATCGCGCTGAGGCTCGAGAGGAAAGGCGAGGAAGAAAGCATAATACTGGAGATGTTCGGAAAGGGCAACATGGTGGTAGTAAACCATGATATGAACATACTCCTTGCGTACAGGGTGCACGATTTCAAGGACAGGAGGGTGAGGCCGAACTCCGTTTACAGGCTTCCGGAAAACCCTGCGCTTGACATATCGCAGGAAGGGAACGCTGAGCTGATAGCCAAGGAGATGGAAAATGCGGGGAAAGAGCTCACGATGCTCAACTACCTTACCAAAAGGACAGGGATAGGGAAGATGTACATAGAGGAGGCGCTTGCAAGGGCAGAAGCAGACAATAAGTCAAGGATCGGCGATGCAGATCCAGCTACAATAAGCAGGATAATGAAGAGCATGCTGGAGATAGTGTCGGAATGCCTTGAGCGCCCGAGGTTCATCGCATATGTGGGCAATGGTGCTTCCGAGAATTTCTCGCTGTGCAGCATCGGGAAATACTCCTCAATGGAAACAAGGCAGTTCGATTCCCTTGAGGAATGCCTTGATTTCATCTACAGCAACGCGCCGATGCAGAAGGAGAAAGCCAACCTGGAAGAGGAGAGGATACTGGCCAGCATAGCCAAGCAGGAGAAGATACTGGAAGGCATCGACAGCGACATGCTGCGGAGCAGGGAGGCCGGGGACTACATAATGGGCCACATGCACGAGCTCAACTCGATGATAGAGGAGCTGAAGGGCAGGATGAAGGACAGAAGCGCAGGAATGGAATCGGTGTACACGCCAGACAGGGCAAGAATAATAAGCATAAACAGGAAAGATAAGACAGTATCGCTCAGTGTTGAAGACAGTGATCAAAAATGA
- a CDS encoding geranylgeranylglyceryl/heptaprenylglyceryl phosphate synthase, whose amino-acid sequence MKIGKVELYIHEMLESKGAMLFSLIDPVDFRDESSAVRTAKELARGGADMILLGGSTGAQGEMLDEVARGIKDAIEIPLVLFPGNIATITKYSDAIYFMSLLNARNPYWITQAQMLAAPVIKKYRIEPLPVGYVIVHPGGTVGWVGDANFVPREKPKIAAALAMSGEFLGNRFIITDTGSNPKLQGSGPVPREMIKAVKSVISVPYIVAGGITTVDELRGVYSSGGDIAQIGTAFEDTAKAYKRAMLFSKIAKEEGRKKKLLMR is encoded by the coding sequence ATGAAGATAGGAAAGGTAGAGTTGTACATACACGAGATGCTTGAATCGAAGGGCGCGATGCTCTTCAGCCTTATCGACCCTGTTGACTTCAGGGACGAGTCCAGCGCCGTAAGGACCGCAAAGGAGCTCGCAAGGGGGGGCGCTGACATGATACTATTGGGCGGAAGCACCGGCGCGCAGGGCGAGATGCTGGACGAAGTGGCGCGCGGCATAAAGGATGCAATAGAGATACCTCTGGTCCTGTTCCCCGGAAACATAGCAACCATAACGAAGTACTCCGATGCGATATACTTCATGTCGCTACTCAACGCAAGGAACCCGTACTGGATAACACAGGCGCAGATGCTCGCGGCGCCGGTGATAAAGAAATACAGGATAGAGCCGCTGCCTGTCGGATACGTAATAGTGCATCCAGGGGGAACTGTAGGATGGGTCGGCGATGCAAACTTCGTGCCTAGGGAAAAGCCAAAGATAGCCGCAGCGCTTGCGATGTCTGGGGAATTCCTGGGCAACAGGTTCATAATAACGGACACGGGATCGAACCCGAAGCTGCAGGGATCTGGCCCTGTGCCGAGGGAGATGATAAAGGCTGTGAAGTCAGTCATAAGCGTGCCCTACATAGTTGCCGGAGGAATAACAACAGTGGATGAATTGCGCGGCGTGTATTCAAGCGGCGGCGACATAGCGCAGATAGGGACCGCGTTCGAGGACACCGCTAAGGCCTACAAGAGGGCGATGCTCTTCTCGAAGATAGCGAAGGAAGAGGGGAGGAAGAAGAAACTACTCATGCGATAG